The sequence ATTCTTGTTATGACTCAGCACATTATGAGCTCAATTACCTCATTTCTGTGCTCAAGCAGACACTCACGCAGCTGCGATCTGTTGATTGTGCCCAGGAGAACAGAGGAGTCTGGGAGACAAGAGAAAAAGTAAATGACATTCTCAAAGCACCAGCCTCATTTTCTTCAACAGCACCATGGCTGTACTGTTCTGTGCTGAAACATTCTCTGCACTTTTGCTCATCAACACCCAGTCATTTGGCCTTTGGCTCTTATCGACACAAATTGCCCTGGCTTTCAATCTCTGCGCCGTGGAGCACCGAGGTGTTAAAGTGAAGAGCAGAGATTGTGTGCTTGAGCTGCTGATATTAGTTAGTCTCACCGCGTGACTCCACCACAGGTAGTTCAGAGTCTGTGCTGTCCTTTAGGATGTGCTGAACACTTATCAGTGTCTCGCTCCTTTCCAGAACAGCTCCTGCTGGGATCACAAACTGCTTGATCTGAACATCGGCCAACCTGCGGGAGAGCATTCATGAGCAAAACAATTTACTATCTGGCAGGTGGATCACGATTTAACTTTCTCTCTATCCACTTTAATATCTGTTGTTGCCATTAACGTTTTATTATCACATTCAACAAAGCTGAATAATTGTGAATTTGTGTAATAATACTGGAAAAAAActtattcataaattatttataaatcatATTCATAAAATATTGTTGTTAACATGCTCTATTTTGTTTTGGAATACACAGTAATGTAGCCATTATTTTCTCATAGTGCTGAACTGCATTAAACTGCTCTGGTCATGTGATAGTTGGCACAAATTTGAGAAACTTTGTTTTTTGCAGGAAATGCACTAAAACACCTTTTGagagcattaaaaaaatatattttatttgcagaAACATCACTTGCCCCATTATACTGATTTGTAGATTCATTTTACCTTATTTCAGGACATTTCCCCCcttattaaatgttttcttttatgcCAGATACTTAAATTTGAACAATTAGCTTCTTTGGTTAGTTAGAATATTGTAAACTCTTACCAATAaccaaaatgtttataattttaaattaaatgtacatagGTGTACAATATTATGACATAGCTAGCTATTGTTGAATATCAACGTTGATTTATAGAATCAATCTTTTAACAGAGTGCATTTGTTTGCACCTTTATCTTGAATTTGTTGGccatgtttattaatttttagaAAGTACAGCCTTTCAATAGgctactttaaaaaatatatatagtggcATCACCCTCACTATACattggggctgcacaatatatcatttcaacatcgatattgcaatgtgtgcattcgcaatattcacatcgcaggatatgcaatgttgctTTGTAGTTGATCAGCACCACAGTTGAGAATGCATGAGAATTGTGGAGAAACTCCAAAGTTTATAAacaaaagtttatcatttgcatgtgtttaaaaggttttaaatgttttcatttgcatttcaAGAAAGACTGACGCATTCGggcataaaatgtttaaaatgtttgtaactTAAACAATAATTCTACTAAACTATAATACAATGAAGTCTatacattgttattttacattacatatgATTATTGGatttctgaatactgtttgacactccagaaaaccataacactgtttgtttgtttttttcttagctctattgtatttatttttacttgcaatttgtttattttttattcatgattCATTCCCCTACAAAGTCACCATAATCAGTCTAAATCCAAGATTTATTTCCTAAATAGTGCCATTAAATCATCTGAAAATGCCTTCATATCGCAATACATGTcgccaggggcggatttaaccaataagcgaggtaagcggccacttagggccccaggacagctggcccccccccccaataaatatctagaagtataaattatacctataaactataaataacatcgttttctatcatatttttaaaagtgagagtcaaacaaatacttttttttacataattaaatattattaaatatacaataaaatataatattattataacataaGGTTACGTAAAGCAGTCCAgcgaaattatataaaatatattattatttttagttgtaaattcattttaagacatctaattatttacaatgtaaaGCTTGTAAATCTAAAGAAAAcaagattgagtgatataaaaaaaaaaaacatcaaaataaataaaaattaagtaaaagtagggtgcattttaggacttGGGAACCCATGGCGAGTTGCCTAGggccccaaatcactaaatccgcccctgcatatcgcagaaaaactaaatatcgtgcagccctagcgtTAAACCGTTTCAATAACGAACATAAAACATAGCCTatgtttaacttttatttcaaACCATTGCACCAATGTCTCCCCTCAGAATCCTGAATGGCAGAAAGTGCCTCAAGAAAATGTAACCTCAAGAAAAATGCCGTTTAATTTCCACCAGTGCCTAAAGGCAAATGATTGATCGACACTTTACTCACTTCGGACATGCGCGGATGAGAGACGGCAGGTGCGGCAGCCGTTTAATAAGCGATATGCCATCATAGAAAGACGGCCTGTGTTTAGCCCGAGCCACGGCATTGGACACCAGCGTCGCCACCAGAGCGGGAACAGCGTAGGAACACTGACCGGTCATCTCCACCGCCAACAGGGCAGGAGACAGTGTGTGTGTCACGGCCCCGGAGAAAGCAGCTgctcctgaaaacacacacaggttGGTTTTTGAGATTTATGATGACTCTCCATATGCGTAATGTatgttatactgtaaaaaacacttaTATATGGCCCTACCCTACCCCTTAACCGGAAATCCAAATTTTTTATGTGAAAACCCGTTAACTATGAGTTTAACCGTTATAAAATACGaggacacaaaacaaaacacctcAACATTGTAATGTCATTTCATAAATTTGTGTTTCGtatatcacacacaaacacaccagcggAAAATATGGGTCCATCAATACACGAGTCAGATCTTATCGCCTCTGTGAGCCTGCAGGATTGATAATCTCTCTTCAGAAAGTTGACAGGGTAATAAGTTTGTTTACCTGCTAAAGCGTAGCCGCCTGGGTTTATCATGCTCTTCCCTGATGAGATTCCACCTGAGAGCAGATAGAAAGATCCCTCGCCGATAAAACGACCCACTGCTGCACCTGAATAACACACAGCCTAttggtttagtttttttaaagattgAAATGGATACATTGGAATATATTGTTAACTGGATTTTGTCACCTACAGTTTGAAATAGGCCTAGGCTATAGcacaacaaaatattttatttaattttgtttcaatgttttatttgatcattttatcacatattatttatatattcagtttATACGCAATTTTAAAAtagttctttttatttttaatattatttcatgtattactataattgcaatattttattgtagttttatttacattcattcattcattttcattttggcttagtccctttactaatctggggtcgccacagcggaatgaaccgccaacttatccagcatatgttttacgcagcggatgcccttccagctgcagcccatcattgggaaacatccatacacactcattcacacatacactagggacaatttagcgtatccaattcacctgtaccacgtctttggacttgtggggaaaaccggagcacccggaggaaacccacgcaaacactgggagaacatgcaaactccacacagaaatcccagctgacccagccagggcttgaaccagcttgctgtgaggcgattgtgctacccactgcgccaccgtgctgcctttcttaaacatttgtaaattcaatcattcattttcttttcggcttagtccctttattaatccggggtcgccacagcggaatgaaccgccaactaatcagcacgtttttacgcagcggatgcccttccagctgcaacctatctctgggaaacatccatactcattcacactcatacactacggacaatttagcctacccaattcatctgtaccgcatgtctttggactgtgggggaaacagttTTCACAACTGCGCCAATGCGTCGcctacatttgtaaatatatttctattttgtcattagtttttagttatttttattttagttttttatcacacttttagtttttttttttgaattttatCACTTTAGTgtgtattttgtttacattttattcattgtaatgatttttttcataataataataataataatattgtattattatcgatgttattattatgtttgtttatattaacttaatttttatcattatcttatttttattttctttctttttattttacttagtattttacattttatcatacattttagactttttatcacTTTTTCATAGGATTTGTTTCAATATTtagcatattgtgtgtgtgtgtgtgtgtgtgtgtgtgtgtgtgtgtgtgtgtgtgtgtgtgtgtgtagtgtgtgtgtgtgtgtgtgtgtgtgtgtgtatagtcatTTTTTCTcaccattttattatattattagcatTATATTCTATTTCATTCAtagtttgtttgattttattattttttactatatttgtctaaatgttttgtcttatttttatctcatcacattttaattataatattttttataataatgataataatttcttataattttattattgttgttaattattAAAGAATTTATGTATATTCTTTTAGTTTTATCGAATTATCACATAATGTAAATCCCATGACTTTACTACTTTACTTACCATAAACAAAAACTGGCATGAAATAACCAGCAGGTAAAGGTAAAGTACAAGCCACGACCAGCAGCCCGACCTTACAGAGAGATGTTAGAAATCACAAAATCAGCTGATGACAGCGTTTTCAATTCTTGAGCAATGTCttataaacacaataataatctAATTGATACTCAATGCATTTCACCTTGGCGATAATGAAAAATGCCAGCGTTTGGAAGTAACTTCTGCCTGGTGGATTCCAGGCCTGCCAGAATGTGTTTTGTGGCTCAGGCAGTGCAGATGCATTCTGGGAAATGCTATACCAGGAAGTGCCGTCTAGCATTGAAGTAAGCAGCTGCCTCATTGTGAGCTATTAGAAAACCAAAGAGAGTGAAGTACAAGTCATGAACACCTAAGATTGATTCACTGCCAATATTCCAGAAATAGGCCTATATCCTCACCTCGGATGCTATGAAATGTCCCGCCGAGTGATAAAACGTAAAGCAGGCTAGAAGAAATGCCACTATGGCTGAATAAAGTGACTTTCTGGATATTAGGGATGGAAACAAGAGGTACATCTGGGTTAGATCACAGCAAAATAGCAAAACACACATCTGTAAACATACTGGAGATCAATATTAGTGAACAACCTACAATTTCCTGAATTTCTAGAACATTGCTTAGTCCTCTTTGTAGTTGTCCAAGAataaaagagccatttttaaagcattttttcagGAGTTTCCTATATATTCTGATTTATGTTGTCTAATTGTTCACCAtcttgatttcaccaagtaggacatgtttctggattaacatctatgttgatcctgtaaCAACATTCAAATCAGCCAGTCACAGTTGAGggatatgtttaccgtttatgttaagtttttaggcttacggttaggtttatgcacttctacataaGTTATAtatgttatccaactattattcccctctgattttgggaataatttacagttatagtAGGGAATAAGTATGATATGATAAGTATGGTATAATATGTATAAGTACTACTTTTtctaacaaaaatgatgttccaggatcaacatagatgttaattctGGAAcgcatccaacccaggctcattattgatacgtgccccatatacatttttggagatcatgaaatatgtcacaggaggtaagttttttttgcagtttttgtttttgcgaagccactagagggcgatgtgtacgctttttcagatctcaaatttctctcacggaTGCCATTTCTGCCTGCTGTCCTcatttaaatccaccagaggccgctgtcgactgactgactgaccgactgacagaCTAACCGACCGATTCCCCCATCGAccccaccttccctaaacccaagtgacagtgtttttaaaagcaatccagaaaaagaaaagccctcacagctgcctgatttttaccacgttttcagatcttaccacgttctcacgttttatttttttccttttgtttttgctttacctgctttcttgaaccgttctttgccagactcaaaccccttcGTCgaggtcaacttctctctgcatcttaagtctgccgacgtacatggcgagctgctgggcaaactggtaacagcggaacaGCCTTCCACATGGAGTTATGTGGTcggcggcatcataccaccctgtagcgttcattttaaagatgaaatgcaggaATACGTACTgttgctctggctacataattcgcgttcttcagaaatgtatactaGAGTACGTTTTCTTAATGAGCCTTTGTTgttcgcatcgtacttggcaaaatcatgacatgctcTTATTGTTAAGTTTTAGTTCTCTAATTTAATTTTTCAAcaaatatataaagtttttttttttattgaagtcTGTTTGTTAATTTGTAAAACACTGTTCTACCAGAATGGCACAaccacaattaaaataatataatgtttaatataatatttgaatGATGATGCTATTTGTGAAATGAAAGTAAAGTGTTTTCTCATTTTAATCTCCACTGTAAAGTCATCCCTTCAATCTGAGACTATGCCAGAAATGTATGGATCAAAGACTATAATTATTTTAGTTCTCATTGTTATTCttataaaatagaaaattaagCTAAAAAACTAATCTTAAATTACAGTAATCTCATATATTTgaaccttttttaaataaaacaaaggccAGAAAAAACTCTTTCAAATAGTATAATATGCAAAATAGGAGGAAATATGCATTTGACTGGCGGCAAGTCTGTCAAATCTATTAAACAGTGTGATATGATTTCCAGTCTGTGGAAATGAATCCTTTCGCTCACTCTGTTGCCAAAAATCCGCTgatgggtttgtttgttttgacaaaacgcagagcccAGCGATGACAGAATAAGTAAATACAGCTGAGAATACTGCAAAACAGCCtgattcagagagagagagagaaaaaacattaGAACAGTTACTCTTTCATAAATACCCATAAGGTAACAGATATGAGTAAATTGTATTTAATCTCTTAACCACAAGCTTACCCAAGCAGAGCAAAAATTAATATTTCAAAAGGCTGAAAAGGCAGATCAGTAGAAAAGCTGGTCTTAAACAGGGCCTGGATTGTGTCTGCGGACAGAGATTAAAGAAATATTGAATAATTTCTCTCATATATCCTTCAGGCTGTGTAATCATATCTAAATTCAATAATGTCAATTCATAGCATCCCCTAATGCAATCTAAAAGCACAGCGGTAAATGAGATTACTGCAAAGACAGCAGAAGCATCCATCAGGTGGCGCTGTAGGAAGTGTAAAGCTCTTACCTTGATCTCCAATACAGACAGAAAGCAGCCTGAAGGTGATGGCGCCGCACGCCGCTGCGAAGAAGCAGGGACAATAATCTCTGACTGAATAATGAGTCCCCATCACCTCGATACTGAAGAGAACGCCTGTGATGGTCAGATAGAGATAAACACACAGCCAAAGGTCAACTAACAGTGACTGATTGTCATCTG comes from Danio aesculapii chromosome 23, fDanAes4.1, whole genome shotgun sequence and encodes:
- the clcnk gene encoding chloride channel K translates to MNEICVNLKHPERENDEQCVQDDKTEQDTAEEKLISANEPSWKPWPQSRSQIRECVLNVKKLLVSLASMEWYCYALLGIITALMSFFMDMTVAKLLNAHQWLYGCLKGHHLLQFLCWTLYPACLCALSTSFAHSICPYSAGSGVPEARAILLGVDMPDYLSLSNLFAKMFGLICTLAAGSTVFLGKVGPFVHLSIMVGAFMNRLHVSCRGGKQRAAKGEMLVVASAVGVASCFGAPISGVLFSIEVMGTHYSVRDYCPCFFAAACGAITFRLLSVCIGDQDTIQALFKTSFSTDLPFQPFEILIFALLGLFCSILSCIYLFCHRWALRFVKTNKPISGFLATEKSLYSAIVAFLLACFTFYHSAGHFIASELTMRQLLTSMLDGTSWYSISQNASALPEPQNTFWQAWNPPGRSYFQTLAFFIIAKVGLLVVACTLPLPAGYFMPVFVYGAAVGRFIGEGSFYLLSGGISSGKSMINPGGYALAGAAAFSGAVTHTLSPALLAVEMTGQCSYAVPALVATLVSNAVARAKHRPSFYDGISLIKRLPHLPSLIRACPKLADVQIKQFVIPAGAVLERSETLISVQHILKDSTDSELPVVESRDSSVLLGTINRSQLRECLLEHRNEDSCKQLEEVCCVQPVRLHLTPDSTVKQAHCIMSVTGEQRLFITESGRLCGVITWKEMKKVIEEMAKEV